From a single Larimichthys crocea isolate SSNF chromosome XIII, L_crocea_2.0, whole genome shotgun sequence genomic region:
- the tax1bp1a gene encoding tax1-binding protein 1 homolog A, whose protein sequence is MSSFQVVDSSPGSSVSVMETSNFAHVIFQNVGKSFLPQAPLECHYTLTPYIAPHPKDWVGIFKVGWSTARDYYTFLWSPMPENYEPGSTVNRTVVFQGYYVPKSDGEFYQFCYVTHAGDIRGASTPFQFRSATPTEELLTVTEDDSNSDILVVTTKTGLLEHVEEAQQERRELLKAMRVLQEEKQQLQEEQKRLAREREQERETCSLLRTHNQELLRSSQGLSEDREEVRRRLTEATDRVRQLEEDLLGVTQRGLQKETELDCLRDRLKKLTAERDSLESQLKNEKDERDLYKAHLRSTELENTKLSAELQMLKAVELNREVTIAQFQEELERLRACVAQRDSLEKELLAHKADKAELARVREHLRQAEEQLQASRQQASLLASELRDSASARDHTMTELYRARLEADKLRASLADAQAECQRMESQLDRMRSAAQKEVGVGTSGEMTPSILVVSEAEAELQREVEELKLRLHMAAEHYKEKYRECQRLRRQVAKLNTTESQGEPKRNASTETTLEPLTPSPESPTAGNIAAAVLQQAEMTITRELNNRESTHTDAYVGTEKEERQREKMPKETVEVEANHGEDGQKEDKEKEEKKDSLPEESLRMTSWVEVENERPSAQDNGEEKTSGKEGVGEVRDVVEEQVLLGVEGRSLGEAEKEQTRSVEEELAMMEEKWREQCAINETLKQRLADEEERFRVQMAERASEVTELKRNLAQALRDKEQLQEELQRVSRQREQEASVQGAEMRQPMVLRYPMPYPQDPSPPPLVPQRPAELQYGNPYSTDTTRDRMDVALSPEHMSRPPPEAPPCAPPCAPPITPPSPGSAAPGWDQQEVVCIQPSRNTTPPEGLEQPPEEPRNAANGAQPSCDHQSNRHSDARSSFCFDSRSDVHKRCPLCEVIFPPHFEQRSFEQHVESHWKICPVCSEQFPLNCQQQLFERHVLTHFDGHVLNFEQIE, encoded by the exons ATGTCATCGTTCCAGGTGGTGGACTCGTCACCGGGCAGCAGCGTCAGTGTCATGGAGACGTCTAACTTTGCCCACGTCATCTTCCAGAATGTTGGGAAGAGTTTCCTGCCCCAGGCACCCCTGGAGTGTCACTACACCCTAACCCCATACATCGCTCCCCACCCCAAAGACTGGGTGGGCATCTTCAAG GTGGGTTGGAGCACAGCCAGAGATTACTACACCTTTCTTTGGTCTCCTATGCCTGAAAACTACGAACCAGGAAGTACTGTGAACAGGACTGTGGTGTtccaag GGTATTATGTTCCTAAATCTGACGGCGAGTTCTACCAGTTTTGTTATGTCACACATGCTGGTGACATTAGAGGAGCCAGCACACCCTTCCAGTTCAGGTCAGCAACACCCACCGAAGAGTTGCTGACTGTTACCGAGGACGACAGCAACTCCGACATACTGGTCGTCACCACCAAGACCGGCCTGCTAGAG CATGTGGAGGAGGCGCAGCAGGAGCGCAGGGAGCTGCTGAAGGCCATGCGTGTCCtccaggaggagaagcagcagctgcaggaggagcagaaaAGACTGGCCAGGGAGCgggagcaggagagggagaCGTGCAGCCTGCTGAGGACACACAACCAG GAGCTGCTGCGCTCATCGCAGGGCCTGTcagaggacagggaggaggtgaggaggaggctgaCGGAGGCCACGGACCGGGTTcggcagctggaggaggaccTGCTGGGAGTCACCCAGAGAGGCCTGCAAAAGGAGACGGAGCTGGACTG TCTGCGTGACCGACTGAAGAagctgacagcagagagagacagcctGGAGAGCCAGCTGAAGAACGAGAAGGACGAGAGAGATCTTTACAAG GCCCACCTGCGTAGCACCGAGCTGGAGAACACTAAACTgagtgcagagctgcagatgcTGAAGGCAGTGGAGCTGAACCGGGAGGTGACCATTGCCCAgttccaggaggagctggagaggctCAGGGCCTGCGTTGCCCAGCGAGATAGCTTGGAGAAAGAGCTGCTGGCACACAAGGCTGACAAG GCAGAGCTGGCCCGTGTGCGTGAGCACCTCCGTCAGGCAGAGGAGCAGCTCCAAGCGTCCCGGCAACAGGCCTCGCTGTTGGCCTCGGAGCTCCGCGATTCAGCCAGCGCCCGCGACCACACAATGACTGAGCTGTACCGCGCCCGCTTGGAAGCCGACAAGCTTCGTGCAAGTCTGGCTGATGCTCAGGCCGAGTGCCAACGCATGGAGAGTCAACTAGACCGCATGAGGAGCGCCGCACAAAAGGAAGTG GGTGTCGGGACCAGCGGTGAGATGACACCAAGCATCTTGGTGGTGTCAGAAGCAGAGGCcgagctgcagagagaggtggaggagctgaagcTGCGTCTTCACATGGCTGCAGAGCACTACAAGGAGAAGTACCGGGAGTGTCAGCGCCTCCGTAGGCAGGTGGCCAAACTAAACACAACAGAGTCACAGGGG GAGCCAAAGAGAAATGCATCCACGGAGACAACACTGGAGCCACTGACCCCTAGTCCAGAGTCACCaacagcag ggaATATAGCCGCTGCAGTCCTACAACAAGCCGAGATGACAATCACTCGAGAACTTAATAACAGGGAATCCACACATACTGATGCGTACGTTGGCacagagaaggaagaaagacagagagagaaaatgccaAAGGAGACGGTTGAGGTGGAGGCAAATCATGGAGAGGACGGgcagaaagaagacaaagagaaagaggagaagaaggacaGCCTGCCGGAGGAGAGCCTGAGGATGACGagctgggtggaggtggagaacgAGAGGCCGAGCGCCCAAGATAACGGCGAGGAGAAAACGTCAGGGAAGGAGGGAGTCGGGGAAGTAAGGGATGTCGTGGAGGAGCAGGTGCTGctgggggtggaggggaggagcTTGGGGGAGGCAGAGAAGGAACAGACTCGCtcggtggaggaggagctggcgATGATGGAGGAGAAGTGGAGGGAGCAGTGCGCAATCAATGAGACGCTCAAACAGCGACTGGCCGACGAGGAGGAGCGATTCAGG GTGCAGATGGCCGAGCGAGCCAGTGAGGTGACGGAGCTGAAACGCAACCTCGCACAGGCCCTTAGAGACAAGGAGCAACTACAGGAG GAGCTGCAGCGTGTGTCCAGGCAGAGGGAGCAGGAAGCCAGTGTTCAGGGGGCTGAGATGAGGCAGCCAATGGTGTTGCGCTACCCCATGCCATACCCTCAGGACCCCTCTCCTCCACCGCTGGTGCCACAGAGGCCTGCCGAGTTGCAGTATGGCAATCCCTACTCCACTGACACCACAAGAG ACCGGATGGATGTTGCACTGTCTCCCGAGCACATGTCTCGTCCTCCACCTGAGGCCCCACCATGTGCCCCTCCCTGTGCACCCCCGATCACACCCCCAAGTCCTGGCTCCGCAGCACCGGGCTGGGACCAACAAGAGGTGGTCTGCATACAGCCCTCCCGCAACACGACTCCCCCCGAGGGCCTGGAGCAGCCACCGGAGGAGCCACGAAAT GCTGCCAATGGGGCTCAGCCATCGTGTGATCACCAGTCGAATAGACATAGTGATGCCCGGAGCAGCTTCTGCTTTGACTCCAG GAGTGACGTCCACAAGCGCTGCCCTTTATGCGAGGTGATCTTCCCACCTCACTTTGAGCAGCGCAGCTTCGAGCAACACGTGGAGAGCCACTGGAAAATCTGCCCCGTCTGCTCCGAGCAGTTCCCCCTcaactgtcagcagcagctcttcGAGAGGCACGTCCTCACGCACTTTGACGGCCACGTGCTCAACTTCGAGCAGATCGAATGA